The sequence TTCATTTTTTGAAAATGCGTGTAACCAAGAAGGAGGGAATTTTGTGGTGGGCGATACATTCAAATCAGCAAAGAACCGCTTTCGCGGTTCTTTGCTGATTTTACAAGGCTTTGATTTCGTCAATTGTGAGGCCGGTAACTTCGGCAATCGTTTCAACAGAAACGCCTTTTTTCAAGAAACCTTTGGCGAGGGAACGCGTTTTCCTAGATTCGCCTTCCTTACGACCTTTGGAAATTCCTTCCGCAAGCGCCTCAGCCTGCCTTTGGCGAAAGACATCGCCAGCGCTGACGAAACCGTACTTTTGTCCAATGCTTACGAATGCCATATCTAACTCCTTGAGGATGCTTTCGCCCAAATACTCCTTCAAATATAAGTCAAAAAATTAGGACTAAGATCAAAGTTCTTAGCTCTAAGTTCTCAAGAATCTAGAACTTGGTGCCTGAATCAAGACCGAAAAATTGTGAAAATCACAAAATTTCGGAATAGAAAAGGAAAATTGGACGAAAGAGTAGTCGAAGGACTACTTTTTTATGCTTGCGGAATTGAGATTCGAATTTACAGTTTGCGAATTTCTGCTTCCGAAAGGCCCGAAGCTACTGCAATCTCAGAAATAGACAGCTTTTTGAGTTTAAGCAAGCTTTTTGCCATTTCGCGAGCTTTGTTCAAAGCTCCCGCAGCAGTTCCTCTCGCAATGCCAGCAGCAATTCCCGCTTTTTCTCCCTTGCGGAAGGCTGTTTCTTTTTCGTATAATAAATCAGTCATGCCGTCAACCTGCCTTAGGAAAAGTTCATCTTCGTAATGCTTTAAAGATACATCTTTTGAAAGTTTTTTGCAAAAGTCCTCGTCAAAAAATTGTTTGTGAGAGGCGCGCTCGTAAATGATATCCCCGAAAAAGCGAAGCATTTCGGCGCGCTGCGAACGCTCCTTTTCCGTTTCGGGAATGTGCGCATCATTTGCTAAAAATTTCTCAACTTCGATAAAGTAAAAGTCCAGTTTTGGATAATACGGTTCGCCATTTTTCGTCAAATTTACATGATGAAAGTAAGTTTCGGGCTCGAGTTCAAATTGGTTGCAAGTGAGAATTGAAAGCACGTAAATATGCGGAAGCTCGTAGCTTTCGGACTTTTTAACTTGATTCGTAATCACGCGTGAGGTGTAATACAGCAAGCGATCCATGAAAAAATCGCTGTCGGTTTGTTGGACTTCAATGAGAATCGGTTCGTCATTTTGGTTTGTGCC is a genomic window of Hallerella porci containing:
- a CDS encoding Rpn family recombination-promoting nuclease/putative transposase yields the protein MNRSQYYALLKAIKEDPANLAKFRARFKNVYPFSDAIFKILMVNEHDPTRLIKFLNAMMGFEGRDRIKDYHFEREELPGILNNKTTIFDIIGTNQNDEPILIEVQQTDSDFFMDRLLYYTSRVITNQVKKSESYELPHIYVLSILTCNQFELEPETYFHHVNLTKNGEPYYPKLDFYFIEVEKFLANDAHIPETEKERSQRAEMLRFFGDIIYERASHKQFFDEDFCKKLSKDVSLKHYEDELFLRQVDGMTDLLYEKETAFRKGEKAGIAAGIARGTAAGALNKAREMAKSLLKLKKLSISEIAVASGLSEAEIRKL